A stretch of the Nematostella vectensis chromosome 1, jaNemVect1.1, whole genome shotgun sequence genome encodes the following:
- the LOC116614780 gene encoding uncharacterized protein LOC116614780 translates to MAFSNPARAKDLPDGGFAFSSSIDGLSDIPLPGDYVPPVSSNSSNCTLYTAANQPEEGHLSDLPPNNFSDFGDHSERINAPHNETSYQDVRRLSSQSDNSDARQSFLDLDQQFLEEVYRQRETDEGWDSYFDLLNEMIENEKSKGMPQSQTGFTYVPKKAQDYYGLDSFDVINHSTQSKTPLSSMDYGLGKVQSSKDSHSPSVNSEEGLYFSNGKCYVGKPSPENKPSGKAQNPSMDKSEEDFYRNLRYYFAGGKVKSRRVTKEQEEKLSKRPSPGERMGGVAKEQEGNLSKRPSLGESTTSPEESSSGVKKPPSVSDNNGEQSFGIRAAEKQCNTSRKSPSESNSSPSLDALNADSTQRIPKEQFPRKSTTNTQCNGFASNHDRVNNSQSPSEQPLNQANGSEPRKQKKQFPMERTTNIQPNGSGDNHDREDKFQSPHYQEHGTQTNSWAFPGGVLGGNNCEDSGIGFTNSPSSSEGSPSPVRQEGASQGARNGKDTSKQKHDLASDKRLPHTIKNLSWAERQKKKKSARQPPQARPKVEPKIADCAGNNLDNKDDDDDYVRPDPSSVTSSSKSKKMPTSIGMKELLDLASQSGKEVCCKIGKGVIWVLYYILVLVVLLMLFIVASSYQLGQTIYFKTRDFIQSLPLADSAREKIWYWRSRTMHFYLLAKSALVKRLKKEPKTYNLPSTGNDAILQMLSRRHGDPYSILGVPPEASDDDIKRQYRKLAVLIHPDKNADPQAAEAFKILASAFEVIGDTEKRREFDTKHAKSDLNSQRDKTYASPAEMFADLNKKMKEMRESLGCEACGGRHPRVPTNRTLYNARFCAECNTRHPAREGDIWLEATYLGVVNTFYACMDNKVYDVTKWATCQGFQIPANTHRSPARLHTQAQHHTPPHQSRSEGDLLDDLLRDLYSKYRDHNSDSSRGPRKQQRQRRRKKR, encoded by the exons ATGGCATTCTCAAATCCAGCAAGGGCAAAAGATCTTCCAGATGGTGGCTTTGCCTTCAGTAGTTCTATTGATGGACTAAGTGACATTCCTCTTCCAGGTGACTATGTACCCCCTGTAAGCAGTAACTCATCAAATTGTACGCTATACACAGCAGCAAATCAACCTGAAGAGGGCCATCTAAGCGATTTACCTCCAAATAACTTTAGTGATTTTGGTGATCACAGTGAAAGAATAAATGCTCCACATAATGAAACAAGTTATCAGGATGTAAGAAGGCTGTCCAGTCAAAGTGACAATAGTGATGCCCGTCAATCATTTTTGGATTTGGACCAGCAGTTTCTTGAGGAAGTATACAGACAGCGTGAAACAGATGAGGGATGGGACAGCTACTTTGACCTCTTGAATGAAATGATTGAAAATGAGAAAAGTAAAGGAATGCCACAATCCCAGACTGGATTCACATATGTACCCAAAAAAGCACAGGACTACTATGGCTTAGATAGCTTTGATGTGATTAATCACAGCACCCAATCAAAAACTCCACTCTCTTCTATGGATTATGGATTAGGGAAGGTTCAAAGTTCCAAGGACTCTCACTCTCCCAGCGTTAATTCAGAAGAAGGTCTCTATTTCTCTAATGGAAAGTGTTATGTTGGTAAGCCATCACCTGAGAATAAGCCATCTGGAAAGGCCCAAAACCCTTCCATGGATAAATCAGAAGAAGACTTTTACAGGAACTTGAGGTACTACTTTGCAGGTGGTAAAGTTAAAAGTAGAAGAGTTACAAAGGAACAAGAGGAGAAATTGAGTAAGAGGCCCTCCCCTGGAGAAAGAATGGGTGGAGTTGCCAAGGAACAAGAGGGGAATTTAAGTAAGAGGCCTTCACTTGGAGAAAGTACAACCTCACCTGAAGAAAGTTCAAGTGGAGTAAAGAAACCACCATCTGTGAGTGATAATAATGGCGAACAATCATTTGGTATAAGGGCAGCTGAAAAACAGTGTAACACTTCCAGGAAATCACCTTCGGAGAGTAATTCATCGCCCTCTTTAGATGCATTGAATGCTGATAGTACCCAAAGGATTCCAAAGGAGCAATTTCCAAGGAAAAGTACTACAAACACACAGTGTAATGGTTTTGCAAGCAACCATGATAGAGTCAACAATTCTCAGTCACCATCTGAACAGCCTCTTAACCAGGCCAATGGCAGTGAGCCCAGGAaacaaaaaaagcaatttcCAATGGAAAGGACTACAAACATACAACCTAATGGTTCTGGGGATAACCATGACAGAGAAGACAAATTTCAATCACCACATTACCAGGAACATGGTACCCAGACCAATTCATGGGCATTTCCAGGTGGAGTTTTAGGTGGGAATAACTGTGAAGATAGTGGTATTGGATTTACTaactcaccatcatcatctgaAGGTTCACCTTCCCCAGTGAGGCAAGAAGGAGCTAGCCAGGGTGCTAGAAATGGGAAGGATACTTCCAAGCAGAAACATGATTTAGCTTCAGATAAAAGACTACCACACACTATTAAGAACTTGTCCTGGGCTGAAcgacaaaaaaagaagaaatctGCCAGGCAACCACCCCAGGCAAGGCCTAAAGTGGAGCCTAAAATTGCAGATTGTGCTGGCAATAATTTGGACAacaaggatgatgatgatgactatgtcAGACCTGACCCGTCAAGTGTGACATCATCAAGCAAGTCTAAGAAGATGCCCACCTCAATTGGCATGAAGGAACTTCTGGACTTGGCCTCCCAGTCAG GTAAAGAGGTGTGCTGCAAGATTGGCAAGGGAGTGATCTGGGTGCTATACTACATACTTGTCCTTGTTGTTCTGCTTATGCTATTTATTGTAGCATC GTCATACCAGCTTGGGCAGACGATCTACTTCAAAACAAGAGATTTTATACAGTCACTGCCACTTGCTGACTCCGCCAGAGAGAAAATATGGTATTGGAGGAGTAGAACCATGCACTTTTACCTTCTTGCCAAGAGCGCACTTGTAAAGAGACTAAAAAAGGAACCTAAGACCTACAATTTACCAAGCACTG GAAATGATGCTATCTTACAGATGCTGTCTAGGAGACATGGTGATCCTTACAG taTACTTGGTGTTCCTCCTGAAGCCAGTGATGATGACATAAAAAGACAGTATAGGAAACTAGCTGTCCTTATCCACCCAGATAAG AATGCTGATCCACAGGCAGCTGAGGCCTTCAAGATTCTAGCAAGCGCATTTGAAGTCATTGGTGACACA GAAAAGAGGAGAGAATTTGACACCAAACATGCAAAGAGTGACCTTAACTCTCAG AGGGATAAAACCTATGCCAGCCCTGCAGAGATGTTTGCTGACTTGAACAAGAAGATGAAAGAG ATGCGTGAGTCGCTAGGGTGTGAAGCCTGCGGTGGTCGACATCCCCGAGTGCCAACCAACAGGACCCTCTACAATGCTCGCTTCTGTGCTGAGTGTAACACAAGGCACCCTGCAAGAGAG GGAGACATCTGGTTAGAAGCGACATATCTTGGGGTGGTGAACACATTCTATGCATGTATGGACAACAAGGTGTATGATGTCACAAAGTGGGCAACCTGTcag GGCTTTCAAATACCAGCCAATACTCACCGGTCACCAGCAAGATTACACACCCAGGCCCAACACCACACCCCGCCACACCAGTCGAG GTCAGAGGGGGATCTATTGGATGATCTATTGCGTGATTTGTACAGCAAATACCGAGATCACAACTCTGATTCATCCAGAGGCCCGCGGAAACAGCAGCGCCAACGACGCCGTAAAAAGCGCTAG
- the LOC116614785 gene encoding neuronal pentraxin-1 produces GACEVECFVEPDCLSYNYRSLSNTCELSSSSHRRQPENLTSCDNENCTYRAIEDACAGVVCPNENCKCQSGFDERGYRCVCKACFNRPDCNQALHELQFRREIHADAVHFKPLSFMNFTVAFWAQSVGIGTWQSVVSIAYGNIYNAVFFLLGSDGIKLSVQGLILGFHTASCEVLDGKWHHFALTYSTARHNNLKLFVDGAEVWKIKPDAEKISSYRVTDSYLVLGQDQDSYGVGFVNNQRFIGNLTSVNIWDSDMRGSIPAFAKQCVSEDGNVFSWKNAHKGIQGDIKVVCPTDCEAP; encoded by the exons GGTGCTTGTGAAGTGGAATGTTTCGTTGAACCGGATTGCCTCTCCTACAACTACAGATCCTTGAGTAACACGTGCGAACTGAGCTCTTCAAGCCATCGGCGCCAACCAGAAAATCTTACGAGCTGCGACAACGAGAATTGCACATATAGAGCTATTGAG GATGCATGCGCAGGTGTAGTCTGTCCTAATGAAAACTGCAAGTGCCAATCAGGCTTTGATGAGCGTGGATACCGGTGTGTGTGCAAGGCGTGCTTTAACCGACCAGACTGCAATCAAG CATTGCATGAGCTCCAGTTCCGGCGAGAAATTCACGCGGATGCTGTGCACTTCAAACCACTTTCTTTCATGAACTTTACAGTAGCGTTTTGGGCGCAGTCAGTTGGCATTGGTACATGGCAAAGCGTCGTAAGCATCGCCTACGGGAACATATACAATGCCGTTTTTTTCCTACTAGGAAGTGATGGCATCAAACTCTCTGTACAAGGCCTTATTTT GGGATTCCACACTGCATCATGTGAGGTATTGGATGGCAAGTGGCACCATTTTGCGCTAACGTATTCAACAGCGCGACATAATAACCTAAAGCTGTTTGTGGATGGTGCTGAGGTCTGGAAAATCAAACCAGACGCCGAAAAAATATCGAGCTACAGAGTGACTGACAGTTACTTAGTACTCGGCCAGGACCAAGACAGTTATGGAGTAGGGTTCGTTAATAACCAGCGCTTCATAGGGAACCTAACTAGCGTCAATATATGGGATTCTGATATGAGAGGAAGTATACCAGCGTTTGCGAAGCAGTGCGTTTCAGAAGACGGAAATGTATTTAGCTGGAAGAATGCGCACAAGGGCATTCAAGGCGACATCAAAGTCGTTTGTCCGACCGATTGTGAAGCACCATGA